The sequence TACCTTGACGTGAAGACGCTCGCGCAGCCCGAGATGTTCATCAAGCACGACCCGGCGCGCATCGACGATCAGGGCCAGATCGTCAGCGAGGACACCCGCAAGTTCCTGCAGGGCTTCGTCGATCGCTACGCGGGCTGGGTGCGTCTGCTGAAGCAGGCCTGACGACTTCGGCCTGATCGTCAGGCCCGTTCACGCAGCCGGCGCCGGCCCGCACGCAGCGGGTCACGCGCCGGCGTGCCGCGCGTCGCGCGCTTCGCGGATGCCCAGCAGGATCTCGTCGAGCAGCGCGATATCGAACGGCTTCGACAGCACGCGGACGTTGACGGTGCGCGTGCGATCGAGTTCCTCCGCGTAACCCGTGACGAGAATCACGGGCAGCTTTCCCGGCCGCTTGTCGACCGCTTCGGCGAGGTCGATGCCGTTCAGGCGGCCCGGCATGTGGATATCCGAAATCACGAGGTCGAACGCGTCGTTTGCGGCCGCGCCCTCGATCAGGCGCAGCGCGTCGTCGGCGGTGGGTGCATAGGTCACGCGGTGTCCGAGCAGCGAAAGCAGCGCCTCCGTGCCGGCCGCGACTTCGCTGTTGTCCTCGACGAGCAGCACGTGCAGGCCGGCGAGCGCGCCGGCGTCGTGCACGACGGCCTGCGGCCGCGCGACGACGTCCTCGGCGCGCGCGCGCGGCAGGTAGAGGCGCACCGACGTGCCGGCGCCGACCGCGCTGTCGATCGTCGCGAGGCCGCCCGAGCGTTCGCAGAACGCGAACACCTGCGGCAGGCCGAGCCCCGTACCCATCCCCTGCGCCTTCGTCGTGAACAGCGGCTCGAACGCGCGCGCGAGCACGTCGGGCGCCATGCCCGAACCCGTATCGTCGAGCGAGATCTGCACGAAATCGCCGGTCAGCGGAAAGCCGTCCTCGCGGCGCAGCGTCACGTTGCGCGCGCCGACCGTGAAGCGGCCGCCGGTCGTCATCGCGTCGCGCGCGTTGACCGCGAGGTTGATCACCGCGAGCTCGAGCTCCGCGACGTCGACGCGGATCGGCCAGACGCCGGGCTCGATCGCGACCACCAGCGACGATTTCGAACCGAGCGACGTCTTCAGCAGTTCGCGGCACGTGCCGACCCATTGCCCGATGTCGATCGTCTCGTTGTGCAGCGGCTGCTTGCGCGCGACGCCGAGGAGCTGGCGCGTGAGCGACTGCCCGTTCTTCAGCGCGCGTTCGATCGCGCCGAGTTCCTTGTCGAGATGCGGGGCGCCGCGCCGTCGTGCGATCTGCACGTTGCTCGAGATGATCATCAGCAGGTTGTTGAAGTCGTGCGCGACGCTGCCGACGAGGTTGCCGAGCGCCTGCATCTTGCGCGACTGCCGGTACGCCGATTCGATCGAGCGCCGCATCGATGCTTCGGCCTGCCAGCGGTCCCACGCCTCCTCTTCCGCCTTCAGCCGCTTGAGCGACAGCCAGATCACGGACCACAGCGCGATCGACGGCGCGAACATCGAGATGAACAGCACGCTCAGGTGTTCGTACCATTCATGCCAGATCGCCGACGTGCGGTAAGCGCACGTCACGTAGACGGGATAGCTGCCGACCTGGCGGTACGCGACGATCTCGCTGCTCGCACCGTCGTGGCGCACGTGCACGACGCCCGCGCGCGGATCGTTGCGCGCGTCGCCGAACGTGGCCGCGCGATCGGTGTGCGTGAGCGATGGCGGCGGCGGATACGAAGCGATCACTGCGCCGTCCGAGCGCGCGAGCGCCATCGTCATCGGCGTGCTCGCGCCGCCGACCAGGTCGCGATAGAACGCGTTGAAATACGACGACTTCAGCGCGATCGACACCATCCCGGCGAACGAACCGTCGCTGTGGCGTCGCGCGACGCCCGTGTTGAACACGGGAATGTTCTCGAGCTTGAGCGGCCCCATCATCAGCCGCGAGATGTGTTCGATGACCTTGCCGTCGCGGATGCCGGCGAAGTCGTCGCGGTTCGCGATCGACGCATAGGGCGCCGGATAATAGAGGCTGTTGGCGAGCAGCATCCCGCTCGCGCCGAAGATCGACACGGCGGCCACTTGCGGATAGCCGCCGCCGATCGTGTTCAGCGCTTCGTGGATGTCGGATTCCTTGCTGCGCACGGTCGCGTCGTCCATATCCTGCACGAGGTCGACGATGCGCGCATCGAGCGTTTCGCTCAGGTCGAACACCTTGAGCGCGTGTTCCTCGGCGACGCGCACGGTGCGCATCGTCACGTCGCTCGCCGCGGCCTCGCGTGCCTTCAGGTCGTTGTACGCCATCACCATCACGTAGAGGAACGGCAGCACGATCGCCGCGACGAGCAGCACGATCAACGTCACGCGGCGGACCGCGAAATCGTGCTCGGGCGCACCGGTCGCGTAGCTTCCGTCGTCCTGCCAGTCGTCGGCGGGAGTAGAGGCGGGGGGGCGGGAGTCGGCAGGCCGGTCGGACGTCATCGAAGAAGCGGGTGAAGCAGAGGTGCCTGCCATCATAAACGAGTTGCGACGGCCCGCTGCGCGGCCCGGCACGCACGCGATCCTGTCGAATCCGACAGGGGAAGATTGTCAGATTGAAAACGCGACGAATCCGGCAGCGCAAACGTACACAAGGAAAAATTTTGCGTACTTATCTCGAAAATGGTCGCGGCTGTTTTCGGAATGACGCGAGATCGGACCGATTCTGTTCGAAATGGTGAAAATGGCGAGTTGCATCGCCTTCGGTTTACTCAGAGAATCGCGCCTTGCTTTCCCTATGACAGATAGATGCGCCCGCCGGCGTTCGCCGCGCGGTGCGTCGCGCGCACCCGCGTCGCGGCGCCCGCGCGCGGCCGCAAGGCGGTTGCCTGCGCCCGAACGCATGGCGCCTCAAGAAGCGCGCCGCGCGGTCGTTAACGCGAGAGAGACCATTCCGCATACCGCACCGCCCGCCATGTCTTTGCCGATTGTAATTGCCGACGATTCGCTGCTCGCTCGCAAACTTCTGACAAAGGCGCTGCCGGGAGACTGGGACGTTGACGTCACGTATGCAGCGAATGGTCGCGAGGCCTTGGCGCTCTATCGTGACGGCAAAGCTTCCGTGATGTTTCTGGACCTGACGATGCCCGACATGAGCGGATATCAGGTCCTGGAGACACTGCGCCACGAAGATCTGAACACGTTCGTGATCGTGGTATCCGCCGATATCCAGCCGCAGGCGCAAGCACGCGTGCGCGAATTGGGCGCGATCGCATTCGTTGCCAAGCCCGTGACGTCGGAGGCATTGCTGCCCATTCTCAAGGAGTATGGGTTGTATGCCTGAATCGGTGTTCACGGCGGAGCAACGCGACGCGTTGCAGGAGATCGCCAACCTTGCAATGGGCCGCGCCGCCGCGCGGCTTGCGTTGTTGCTCGGCCGCTTCATCGAGCTGTCGGTGCCGCGCGTGCGTGTCGTGAAGGCGGCCGACGCGGGCGACGCGCTGCGCGAGATGACGGGCATCTACGACAACGTGACCGCCGTGCGCCAGGGCTTCCGTTCCGACATCAAGGGCGAGGCGATCGTGCTGTGCCGCACGGCGGGTGTCGGGCGGCTCATGACGGTCGTCGATCGCACGTTCGGCGACGGCGTCTATGGCGGGATGACGACGCCGGACGAACTCGTGTTCGACGTCGCGAACGTGCTGATGGGCGCCTGCGTCGCGTCGATCCTCGACGAGCTCGGGCGCAAGCCCGTGTTTTTTCCGCCCGGGCTGCTCGGTACGAACGTGTCGTTCGACGACGTATTCCAGCCGAACGTGCTCGCGTGGAGCGTTGCGCTGCTGCTCGAGGTGAACTTCGGGCTCGAGGACCACTCGTTCCGAGCCCACTTCGTGATGCTGATGGCCGAAGATTCGATCCGATTGATGGGCGACGCGCTCGACGCGTTGCTGTCCGCGCTATGACGCCCGCCGCCCCGTCGCTGAGCGACCTCGTGATCGAGCGGGTCGGCTTCGGCCTGTTCGTGCTCGACCGCTCGATGACCGTGCTGATGTGGAATCGCTTCATGCAGGACCACAGCGGCATCCCGGCTGCCGACGTGATCGGCCGCAACCTGTTCGACCGCTTTCCGGATCTGCCGCACGCGTGGCTGTCGCGCAAGCTCGAGAGCGTGTTCCAGCTCGGCAGCTTCGCGTTCAGCTCATGGGAGCAGCGGCCCTACCTGTTCCGCTTCGAGCACGACCGGCCGATCACGGGCGGCGTCGACTACATGCAGCAGGACTGCACGTTCATGCCGCTCACGCGCGGCCGCGATGTCGAGGCCGTGTGCGTGACGATCTCGGATGTCACGCATGTGAGCGTGATGCAGCGCGAGCGCGAGGAAGCGGTCGCGAAGCTGCGCGAACACGCGAATCGCGACGGACTGACCGGCATCGCGAACCGGCGCTTCTTCGAGGCGCGGCTCGGCGACGAATTCGCGCGCTGGCAGCGCTACGGCGGCGACATGTCGGTGTTGCTGTTCGATCTCGACCACTTCAAGACGATCAACGACCGCTTCGGGCATGCGGCCGGTGACGCCGTGCTGCGCGAGACGGCGCGCCGCGTCGCGTCGATCGTGCGCGCGCAGGACACGTTCGGCCGCTTCGGCGGCGAGGAATTCGCGCTGCTGCTGCCGTGCACGACGCTCGACGAGGCGATGCGGGTGGCCGACAAGGTGCGCGATGCGATCGGCAGCGTGCCGGTCGATGCCGAGGGCGTCAGCGTGCCGGTGACGGCGAGCGTCGGCGGTGCGTGTGCGAAGACGGGCGCGCCGACCTGCGACGTGCTCGTCAACGAGGCCGACGCCGCGCTCTATCGCGCGAAGCGGCTCGGGCGCGACCGCTCGGTCGCCTACGCGTAGGCGCGCCGGCCCCGCCCCGCGCTCAGCTTTTCGCGATGTCGGCCAGCACGCCGGCCAGCACGGCCGGCTGCGACACGAACGGCGAATGGCTGCTGTCGAGCTGGTGGACGTGGGTCGGATTGCCGGGCGCGAACGCGTCGGCTTCGTCGATGAAACGCTGCTGCAGCGCGGGCAGGATCACGCGATCCTGCAGGCACTTGATGTAGTGACGGTCGATCGCGCCCCAGCGTGCGGCGGTCGTCGGGATCGCGGTCGCGAACGGCGCGGCCGGCACGTCGCAGGTCATCAGGTTCGCGACGGCCTCGAAGTCGGCCTGCGGCACATCGTCATACAGCGCGCGCTTCGCCATCTCGCGATACGCGGTGTCGCCGCTGCGCGGATCGATGCGCAGCGCACCGGCGACGCGCGGGCTCGCGAGCATCAGCGGGCCGAGCATCTCGCCCGTGTTCTCGGGCGCGCGCACGTAGTCGAGGCCCGGCACGCCCGACGCGGGCATGAAGGCCGCGAGATAGACGATCTTCGTGATCTTTTCCGGCGCGCGTTCGGCGACCGCCGTGATCGCGAGGCCGCCCATGCTGTGCCCGACGAGCACGACCTTGCCGCGGCCGAGCGCGTATGCGTCGTCGACGGCCTGCATCACCTGCGACGCGTAATCGTCGAGCGTCGTGTTCGCGACCGGCGACGGCTCGGCGCCGAACGCGTCCTTGTCGAGCGGCCGTTCGAGGTAGGACGCGGGAAAGCGGGCATTGATGCCGTGCGCGGGCAGGTCGCGCGCGATCGACAGGTGGCCGCGCGCGGCCAGCGCGACCGCGACGTGCGCGTAGCACCACGCGCCGTGCCAGGCACCGTGCACGAGCACGAAAACGGGATGGTCGGACTGCGGGGTGGCGGTGACGTTCGTCTCCATGGTGTCCGTGTATTTTTTGAGGAAGGTGTCATCTTAGACGAACCCGTGCGCGCCAAACGCGAACGCACGGTGCGATCGCGTTGCCGGTCGCGATCCGTCCCGCTTGTCTCGCGCAGGCCACATTTCGTCCGGATCCGATATGAATTTGTGCCGAAGCGCGCTAATTTGTTGCTTTGCTCCGATGGCGCTCCATGAACGTCGATTACCTCTTCTACCGGAAGCCGGACAAGCCTGGCCCCTATTCGCTCGACGACCTGGGTGACATCGCGCCGCCGATCGGCGCGGGCGACCTGGTGCGCGCGGGGATCGCGCGCGTGTTCGAGCAGATCGACTGGCAGGAATCGCACGATGTGCCGGGCGCGTGGTTCGGCACGGGCGGCGCGGTATTCCAGTTCACCGTGGAGCCAGACGGCCGCGTGACGAGCTTCATGGGCTCGCGCCTCGAACGCCGCTCGATGCTGCAGCTCACCCGCGAAATGGGGCTCATTGCGCTCGACCTGCAGCGCGACATCGTTTACGGCTGACGAGCCGCCTGCGCCGCACGGCGCCTGTTCCCGCCGAGGCCGGTCGCGCCGCGTGTCCGCCATCGAATTTCAAAGATTGCTATACTTTCGCCCAATTCCGGCTTCCGGCCGGTAATTTGTGCCTGTCTGCGTCGATCGTTCGCATATCTCGCACGCAATTGACACCTTGACCATCCCAGCCGGGCATGGCTTCTTCAATCGCCCCGCGTGGGTGTCTCCGTGGAGCTTGTCTTGGCCGTTTCCAATTCCGTCGTGGACGAACCAGAAACCGACGCCGCTGCCGTCACATCGGGCAGTTCTTTCTATCTTGCGATGCGCATCCTGCCGGCGGTGCAGCGCGATGCGATGTTCCAGGTCTACGCGTTTTGCCGTGCGGTCGACGACATTGCCGACAGCGACCTGCCGCGCGCCGAGCGCACCGCGGGCCTCGATCGCTGGCGCGCCGACATCGACGCGTGCTTCGCGGGCCGGCCGCCGCGCCATCTGGCCGCGCTCGACCGCGAGATCCGCGCGTTCAACCTGCAGCGCGACGATTTCCACGCGATGATCGACGGGATGGCGATGGACGCGGTCGAGGATATCTGCGCGCCCGACGAGCCGACGCTCGACCTCTTTTGCGATCGCGTGGCGAGCGCGGCCGGCAGGCTGTCGGTGAGGATTTTCGGGATGCCGGAGGCCGAAGGGATCAAGCTGTCGCACCACCTCGGCCGCGCGCTGCAACTGACGAACATCCTGCGCGACATCGACGACGACGCGGCGATCAACCGTTGCTACCTGCCGCGCGAACTGCTCGCGCGCGAAGGCATCGCGATCGCCGATCCGGTGACGATCGCTCGCGATCCGGCGCTGCCGCGCGTGTGCGCGACGCTCGTCGAGCGCGCGTTCGAGCACTTCCGCCAGGCCGACGCGGTGATGGATACCTGCGCGCGTGCGCAGGTGAAGGCGCCGCGCATCATGTCGGGCGCGTATCGCTGCATTCTCGAGGCGGCGATCGCACGCGGCTTTGCCGCCCCGCGCGCGCCGCTGCGCAAGCCGAAGGCGCGCATGCTGATGATCGCCGCGCGCTACGCGCTGTTCTGAGTCGACCGAGTCGATGCCCAGAACCGTCCACGTGATCGGCGCCGGACTCGCGGGCCTGTCGGCCGCGGTCGAGCTGCAACGCCGCGGGCGGCGCATCGTGTTGCACGACGCGCACGCGCATGCGGGCGGCCGCTGTCGCTCGTGGTTCGACGGGACGCTGAACACGACGCTCGACAGCGGGCTGCACGCGGTATTCGCGGGACAGTCCGCGACGCAGCGCTACCTGCGCGCGATCGGCGCGGCCGATCAGCTCGCGGGGCCCGCGCTGCCTGAATGGCCGGTCGTCGACGTCGCGTCGCAGCAGCGCTGGACGCTGCGCTTCGGCAACGGGCGCTGGCCGTCGTGGCTGTTCGATGCCGCGTCGCGCGCGCCGGGCACGACACCGCTCGACTACCTCGCGCTCGCATCGCTCGCGTTCGCGCGCACGGGCCGCTCGCTCGCACAGACGATGCGATGCGACGGCGTGCTGTGGGATCGTTGGCTGCGGCCGTATTTCCTCGATGTGCTGAATGTCGAGCCGCGCCACGCGAGTGCCGAGCTTGCGCGCGCGGCGCTGTACGGCACGTTCGCCGCGGGCGGCCCCGGCTGCCGCCCGCTCGTCGCGCGCCACGGGCTCGGCAGCGCGTTCGTCGAGCCGGCGCTGCGGATGCTGCAGCACGGCGGCGCGCAGATCCGGCTGAATTCGCGGCTCGACGCGTTCGAATTCGGCGCGCACGGCAATGCGGTCGATGCGGTCGCGATCGGCGGCGAGCGCATCGATCTCGCGTCGGGTGACGCGGTCGTGCTGGCCGTGCCGCCCGAGGTCGCGCAGCCGCTCGTGCCCGAACTCACCGCGCCCGACACGTTCAGCGCGGTCGTGACCGCGTATTTCGCGGTCGAACCGCCGGCCGGCAGCCCGCTGCATACGACCGTCGTCAACGGCGTCGTCGATGCGGTGCGCACCGGCGGCGGCCAGCTCGCGGCAACGATCCGCGATGCGGGCCGCTGGCTCGACACGCCGCGCGACACGCTCGCGCAGCGCATCTGGGAAGACGTCGCGCGCGTGACGGGCGCGAACCCGGAAACCATCCCCGCGTGGCAGCTCGTCGTCGAGCCGCGCGCGGGCTTTGCGGCGGTGCCGTCGCAGGAAATGAAACGTCCGGCCGTGCGTACGCGCTGGACCAATCTTGTGCTGGCGGGCGACTGGATTGCCACCGGCTTGCCCGCCACGATCGAGGGCGCGATCCGTTCCGGCCAGCTGGCCGCGGACGTGCTCCAGACACAATAAGAGAGGGACCGATGAACGATCTCACCGAAATGGCTAACTTGTCCGCCGGCACTGCGCCGACCGACGTCGACGCGGCCGTCGCGCGTGCGACCGACGCGCTGCTGGCCGCGCAGAAAGCGGACGGACACTGGGTCTACGAACTCGAAGCCGATTCGACGATTCCCGCCGAATACGTGCTGCTCGTCCACTATCTCGGCGAGACGCCGAACCTCGAGCTCGAACAGAAGATCGGCCGGTATCTGCGCCGCATCCAGCAGGCGGACGGCGGCTGGCCGCTGTTTACCGACGGCGCGCCGAACATCAGCGCGAGCGTGAAGGCGTATTTCGCGCTGAAGGTGATCGGCGACGACGAGAACGCCGAGCACATGCAGCGCGCGCGCAACGCGATCCACGCGATGGGCGGCGCGGAGATGTCGAATGTGTTCACGCGCATCCAGCTCGCGCTGTACGGTGCGATTCCGTGGCGCGCGGTGCCGATGATGCCGGTCGAGATCATGCTGCTGCCGCAGTGGTTCCCGTTCCATCTGTCGAAGGTGTCGTACTGGGCGCGCACGGTGATCGTGCCGCTGCTCGTGCTGAACGCGAAGCGGCCGATCGCGAAGAACCCGCGCGGCGTGCGCATCGACGAGCTGTTCATCGATCCGCCCGTCAACGCCGGGCTGCTGCCGCGCCAGGGCCACCAGAGCGCCGGCTGGTTCGCGTTCTTTCGCGTGGTCGACCATGCGTTGCGCGCGGTCGACGGCCTGTTCCCGAGCTACACGCGCGAACGCGCGATCCGCCAGGCCGTGTCGTTCGTCGACGAACGCCTGAACGGCGAGGACGGCCTCGGCGCGATCTATCCGGCGATGGCCAACTCGGTGATGATGTACGACGTGCTCGGCTATGCGGAAGATCATCCGAACCGCGCGATCGCGCGCAAGTCGGTCGAGAAGCTGCTCGTCGTGCACGACGACGAAGCGTACTGCCAGCCGTGCCTGTCGCCGGTGTGGGACACGTCGCTCGCGGCGCACGCGCTGCTCGAGACCGGCGACGCGCGCGCCGAGGAAGCCGTGCTGCGCGGCCTCGAATGGCTGCGCCCGCTGCAGATCCTCGACGTGCGCGGCGACTGGATCTCGCGCCGCCCGAACGTGCGGCCCGGCGGCTGGGCGTTCCAGTACGCGAACGCGCACTATCCGGACGTCGACGATACGGCCGTGGTCGTGTTGGCGATGGACCGCGCGCAGAAACTCAAGCAGAACGATGCATATCGCGAATCGATGGCGCGCGCGCGCGAATGGGTCGTCGGGATGCAGAGCAGCGACGGCGGCTGGGGCGCGTTCGAACCGGAAAACACGCAGTACTACCTGAACAACATCCCGTTCTCCGATCACGGCGCGCTGCTCGATCCGCCGACGTCCGACGTGTCGGGCCGCTGCCTGTCGATGCTGTCGCAACTCGGCGAGACGGCCGCGAACAGCGAGCCGGCCCGTCGTGCGCTCGACTACATGCTGAAGGAACAGGAACCGGACGGCAGCTGGTACGGCCGCTGGGGGATGAACTACGTGTACGGCACGTGGACCGCGCTGTGCTCGCTGAACGCGGCCGGCCTCGGGCCGGAAGATCCGCGCATGAAGCGCGGCGCGCAGTGGCTGCTGTCGATCCAGAACAAGGACGGCGGCTGGGGCGAGGACGGCGACAGCTACAAGCTGAACTACCGCGGCTTCGAGCAGGCGCCGAGCACGGCGTCGCAGACGGCCTGGGCGCTGCTCGGCCTGATGGCGGCAGGCGAAGTGAACAACCCGGCGGTCGCGCGCGGTGTCGACTACCTGATCGCCGGGCAGAACGAACAGGGCCTGTGGGACGAGACGCGCTTCACGGCGACGGGCTTCCCGCGCGTGTTCTACCTGCGCTACCACGGCTATCGCAAGTTCTTCCCGCTGTGGGCGCTCGCGCGCTACCGCAACCTGAAGCGCGACAACGCGACGCGCGTCACGGTCGGGATGTAACGCGTGGGCGCGGCACAGCACAACGGCACATTGCCCGTCATCGCGGTGACGGGGATGGCGTTCGAGGCGCGCATCGCGCGCGGTGACGGCGTCGAGGCCGTGTTCGCCGCGCGGGCCGACCGGCTCGAGCGCGCGCTGGCCGACGCGACCGCGCGCGGTTGCGCGGGCATCGTGAGCTTCGGTACGGCGGGCGGGCTCGCGCCCGATCTGGCGCCCGGCGCGCTCGTGATCGCGAGCGCGATCGACGGGCCGTTCGGCCGCGTAGAGACCGATGCGGGCTGGAGCGCGCGGCTCGTTGCCGCGCTGCACGACACGCCGGTCTGGGCGCGCGTCACGCGCGGCACGATCGCGGCCGTCGGCGCGCCGGTCGTCAGCGAACAGGACAAGGCGTCACTGCACCGCTCGAAGGGCGCGCTCGCGGTCGACATGGAGTCGCACATCGCGGCGGCCTTCGCGGCCGCGCGCGGCGTGCCGTTCGCGGTGTGCCGCGCGATCGTCGATCCGGCGTGGCGCACGCTGCCGCGCGCAGCGACGGCCGGCCTGCGCGACGACGGCAGCACGGCGATCCTGCCGATCCTGCGTGAATTGCTGAAGCAGCCGTCGCAACTCGGCCCGCTGCTGCAGGTCGCGAGCGACGCGCGCGCGGCGCGCACGACGTTGATCCAGGCGCGGCACGCGTTCGAGCGTGCGGGCGCGATGCGGATCGTTTGAGCGGCGCGCGCCGCTTTTCTCTCTCCCTCCTCCTCTTCCCGGTTTCCCGCTTCGCGCGGACAAAAAAAGAGCGCTGCATGATGCAGCGCTCGGTGTCTTTGCGGCGGTCGCCGTTGCGGCGTTACTGCGCGGCCGGATTGCTCGCGGGCATCGCCGGTGCGGCCGGTGCGCCGTTGGCGGCCGGCGCACTCGCCGAGTTGGGCGATTCCGGCGCCGCGGCAGGCGCACTCGCCGGCATCGCATTGTCCGCACCCGGATCGTCGTACTGCGGCAACCCCGGCGCGGCCGGCGCGTTGTTCGGCGTGGCGCCCGATGCGCCGCCCGACTCGCCCGGATCTTCGTAGTTCGGCAGCCCCGGCACGGCCGGCGTCGCGGCCGGCACGGCGCCCGATTCGCCCGGCTCGCTGTAGTTCGGCAGCGTGGCCGACGACGACTGGCTGCGATACGTCAGCGACTTGCGCTGCTGCAGGTATGCGTCGCGCACGAACGAATACGGATCGAGCGCGGCCTGCTTCAGCAGGTCGGTCGCGCCGAGCAGGTCCGAACGCGCGCTGATGAACTGCGCGATATACATCGGGTTGCGCGCGGCCGGCTCGATGTAGTTGAGCAGGTTGAAGCGGACGTCCACGGCGCGGCCGACGCCGTCGCGGAACGTGCTCGGCCCGAACACGGGCAGCACGAGATACGGGCCGGACGG comes from Burkholderia pyrrocinia and encodes:
- a CDS encoding VacJ family lipoprotein; the encoded protein is MNKVRIMAATVAASAMLTGCATGPNRNPNDPLEPMNRAMYKFNDTVDSNIAVPIAKGYQKVTPTPVRTAISNFFSNLGDLGNMANNLLQLRITDATQDLMRVAMNSLFGVAGLIDIATPAGLPKHHQDFGLTMARWGMPSGPYLVLPVFGPSTFRDGVGRAVDVRFNLLNYIEPAARNPMYIAQFISARSDLLGATDLLKQAALDPYSFVRDAYLQQRKSLTYRSQSSSATLPNYSEPGESGAVPAATPAVPGLPNYEDPGESGGASGATPNNAPAAPGLPQYDDPGADNAMPASAPAAAPESPNSASAPAANGAPAAPAMPASNPAAQ